The following are from one region of the Rosettibacter firmus genome:
- a CDS encoding glycoside hydrolase family 9 protein has translation MYLKQLIILIIFLLEFIPDCSQNINAESDFYIRLNQVGFLPDDIKTALVISKVKLNSIDALIKNVKTNKIVFQTALKSLSNGYGNFQYNYLIDFTDLKQEGEYEILVNKVKSYTFKIGKDIYKDVTLSLLEFFKVQRCGYTNPLLHDVCHIADATSIIDGKNVINKNIDVTGGWHDAGDYIKFLNTTAFATYMLLFSYEFNPEKFSFDNNRNNLPDILEEAKVGLDWLLRCNYEGKKFVTQVQDLKDHESEWRLPENDKYGFDRPATLGIGKNLIGIYSATLALASRIWRDKFQYYEFADKCLNTARHFYSIRNNVPDVDSSGSGMYLDKEFKGKLALAAIELFITTKNKKYYEDAISYIDSASNNFWWSWGDINPIVHYKLSIYDKRYSELLKNNLEEFNRYKNSNTFGLGTVLNWGSNNTLLGITLQNILWKKLTGDSYYDTLACLQKDFILGRNPWGISFIYGFGKNYSQNFHHQISYFKKKLPGGFAAGPVPRKLLNDFKIQFENEDKYSQFQTNEIYYRDDRWDYITNEPTISANATAIFVFGNLMN, from the coding sequence ATGTATCTAAAACAATTAATTATCCTGATTATTTTTTTACTGGAATTTATTCCTGATTGCTCACAAAATATTAATGCGGAATCTGATTTTTATATAAGATTAAATCAGGTTGGCTTCTTGCCTGATGATATAAAAACTGCATTAGTCATATCAAAAGTTAAGCTTAATTCTATTGATGCTTTAATAAAAAATGTAAAAACAAATAAAATTGTTTTTCAAACTGCACTTAAATCATTATCAAATGGATATGGTAATTTTCAATATAATTATTTGATTGATTTTACTGATTTGAAACAAGAAGGAGAGTATGAAATTTTAGTAAACAAGGTGAAGTCTTACACATTTAAGATTGGTAAGGATATTTATAAAGATGTCACTCTTTCTTTACTTGAGTTCTTCAAGGTTCAAAGATGTGGTTATACAAATCCTCTTTTACATGATGTTTGTCATATAGCTGATGCTACAAGTATAATTGATGGTAAGAATGTAATAAATAAAAACATAGATGTAACTGGTGGCTGGCACGATGCAGGGGATTATATTAAATTTTTAAATACTACTGCATTTGCAACATACATGCTTTTGTTTTCTTACGAATTTAATCCAGAAAAATTCAGTTTTGATAATAACAGAAATAATTTACCTGATATTTTAGAAGAAGCAAAAGTAGGTTTAGATTGGTTATTAAGATGTAATTATGAAGGTAAAAAATTTGTTACTCAGGTTCAGGATTTAAAAGATCACGAATCTGAATGGAGATTACCAGAAAATGATAAATATGGTTTTGATCGTCCTGCAACTTTAGGAATTGGTAAAAATTTAATAGGTATTTATAGTGCTACACTTGCATTAGCTTCGAGAATATGGCGTGATAAATTTCAGTATTATGAGTTTGCAGATAAATGCTTAAATACTGCCAGACATTTTTATTCAATTAGAAACAATGTGCCGGATGTTGATAGTAGTGGAAGTGGTATGTATCTCGATAAAGAATTCAAAGGTAAACTGGCACTTGCTGCTATAGAATTATTTATTACAACTAAGAATAAAAAATATTATGAAGATGCAATTTCTTATATAGATTCTGCTTCAAATAATTTCTGGTGGAGCTGGGGAGATATAAATCCAATTGTACATTATAAACTATCGATTTATGATAAACGTTATTCGGAATTGCTTAAAAATAATCTTGAAGAATTTAATAGATATAAAAATTCTAATACTTTTGGTTTGGGTACTGTATTAAATTGGGGTAGTAATAATACTTTGCTTGGTATTACTCTTCAAAATATATTATGGAAGAAATTAACAGGTGATTCATATTATGATACACTGGCTTGCTTACAGAAAGATTTTATTCTTGGTAGAAATCCATGGGGTATAAGTTTTATATATGGATTCGGGAAAAATTATTCTCAAAATTTTCACCATCAAATTTCATATTTTAAAAAGAAATTGCCAGGAGGTTTTGCTGCTGGACCTGTACCTCGAAAGTTATTAAATGATTTTAAAATTCAATTTGAAAATGAAGATAAGTATTCGCAATTTCAAACTAATGAAATTTATTATCGTGATGATAGATGGGATTATATAACAAACGAGCCAACTATTTCTGCAAATGCCACAGCAATTTTTGTTTTTGGTAACTTAATGAATTAG
- a CDS encoding fibronectin type III domain-containing protein — translation MRNILLIIFIFSFITDVLPETPANSSTNVSVTPNFTFNPVAVPPTTHLQVSTTNSFNPGDLVLDVNLSNGTSNYTFNAADLIELLSGKSNLNYNTTYYWRIYDTDGPNVVEPSGAPFYYSFTTIARPTLNSPANYSSGISITPTFTWSWSGTGSPSYQIEIAKDQSFTDVVYGPVAVTSPHTLIDADALENGTIYYWRITVTVGSVSSSSTARFSTISQGKALLQNPVNGTTISGNVIGFQWQAPYQGLKYSIELDDDPNFTSQVSGFPTTPSTLTNYNFQFTISSLPAGTYYWRIKSYTNDGTLVSISSSWSFIIPGPPTAIPLYPTNGTIIYTVYPTIYWTLNNNFNNAPNYCRIRWGTTSGGPYPNTSVVTLNNNIVLSGFNLATTYYYVIDVSQNQSFTTYTTSSEESFAIYYASLATVPIYQTYPTTGTVVYTLTPTLYWFLPIHLIGVTFDLQVDNSGSTFPSPEINVVGISGYEYTTSPLTAGTSYWWRVRINGGGTWYTQSFDVDASAVITSSDYPVIPTPTYPTASTVIYTQSPTLQWIASSMSVLEYQVIWSSDPTLSSGVLVNTSPPLGGQSGWLVTNQYSLSGLTPGNTYYWQVRSRLASNPSSMSNFSSVAQFTVSPGAMPVVVLPANPIIGSTLNTTSVCLSWIVPAQSTSPLKYDLEIADNNNFENSIVIRNIHSTSYVIDGLKSNSKYYWRVQSKNADGEKSNYSYSSEFVTGNITDVQNEKIVDYSLKQNYPNPFNPSTIIEYTIPEKSFVSLKIYDILGREIKTLVSSEKLSGIHRIQWNGDDNTGNKVSTGIYIYKLVAGKYSSTKKMMLMK, via the coding sequence ATGAGAAATATTTTATTAATCATATTTATTTTTAGTTTTATAACAGATGTATTACCCGAAACACCAGCAAATTCTTCTACAAATGTTTCAGTTACACCAAATTTTACATTTAATCCGGTTGCAGTTCCACCCACTACCCACTTACAGGTTTCAACAACAAATTCTTTTAATCCTGGAGATTTAGTTTTAGATGTGAACCTTTCTAATGGTACATCAAACTATACTTTTAATGCTGCTGATTTAATAGAATTATTATCAGGGAAATCAAATCTAAATTATAATACAACTTATTACTGGAGAATTTATGATACTGATGGTCCAAACGTAGTTGAACCATCAGGTGCACCTTTTTATTATTCTTTTACAACAATAGCTCGACCTACTTTAAATAGTCCTGCAAATTATTCATCGGGTATATCAATTACACCAACTTTTACATGGAGCTGGTCTGGGACTGGTTCTCCTTCTTATCAAATTGAAATTGCTAAAGATCAATCATTTACAGATGTAGTATATGGTCCTGTTGCAGTAACTTCACCACATACTTTAATTGATGCCGATGCTCTTGAAAATGGAACTATTTATTACTGGAGAATTACTGTAACTGTAGGTTCCGTTTCATCAAGTAGTACAGCAAGATTTAGTACGATTTCACAGGGAAAAGCTTTATTACAAAATCCTGTTAATGGTACAACTATATCAGGCAATGTTATTGGATTTCAATGGCAAGCTCCATATCAAGGACTAAAATATTCAATTGAACTTGATGACGATCCAAACTTTACAAGTCAAGTATCTGGATTTCCAACAACGCCAAGCACACTTACAAATTATAATTTTCAATTTACTATTTCTTCTCTACCAGCAGGTACTTATTACTGGAGAATAAAATCATACACTAATGATGGAACACTTGTAAGCATATCTTCGAGCTGGTCTTTTATAATTCCAGGTCCTCCAACAGCAATACCTCTTTATCCAACCAATGGAACTATTATTTATACTGTTTATCCTACAATTTACTGGACTTTAAATAATAATTTTAATAATGCACCAAATTATTGTAGAATTAGATGGGGTACTACTTCAGGAGGTCCTTATCCAAACACAAGTGTTGTGACATTAAATAACAATATTGTATTATCGGGATTTAATTTAGCTACAACATATTATTATGTAATAGATGTTTCACAGAATCAATCTTTTACGACTTATACTACAAGTAGTGAGGAAAGTTTTGCAATTTATTATGCATCATTAGCAACTGTTCCGATTTATCAAACTTATCCAACAACAGGTACAGTAGTTTATACATTAACTCCAACTTTATACTGGTTTTTACCAATCCATTTAATTGGTGTAACCTTTGATTTGCAGGTAGATAATAGTGGATCAACATTTCCATCACCTGAGATTAATGTAGTTGGTATAAGTGGATATGAATATACAACAAGTCCATTAACTGCTGGAACATCTTATTGGTGGCGTGTAAGGATTAATGGTGGAGGTACATGGTATACACAATCATTTGATGTTGATGCAAGTGCAGTTATTACTTCTTCTGATTATCCTGTAATTCCAACACCAACTTATCCAACAGCATCAACTGTTATATATACACAAAGTCCAACATTACAATGGATTGCAAGTTCGATGAGTGTTCTGGAATATCAGGTTATCTGGTCGTCTGATCCTACATTAAGCTCTGGAGTTCTGGTTAATACTTCTCCACCATTAGGTGGTCAGTCTGGATGGCTTGTAACTAATCAGTATTCATTATCTGGTTTAACACCTGGAAACACTTACTACTGGCAGGTACGTTCAAGATTAGCATCAAATCCATCGAGTATGTCGAACTTTTCTTCAGTTGCTCAGTTTACAGTTTCTCCTGGTGCAATGCCTGTAGTTGTATTACCTGCTAATCCAATTATTGGTTCTACATTAAATACAACTTCAGTTTGTTTATCTTGGATTGTTCCTGCACAAAGTACTTCTCCATTAAAATATGATCTTGAAATAGCTGACAATAATAATTTTGAAAATTCCATAGTGATAAGGAATATTCATTCTACCAGTTATGTAATTGATGGATTAAAATCAAATTCAAAATATTACTGGAGAGTTCAATCCAAAAATGCTGATGGTGAGAAATCTAATTATTCTTATTCAAGTGAATTTGTTACAGGAAATATTACAGATGTACAAAATGAAAAGATTGTGGATTATTCATTAAAGCAAAATTATCCAAATCCATTTAATCCAAGTACAATTATTGAATATACAATTCCTGAGAAGTCGTTTGTTAGCTTGAAAATTTATGATATTCTTGGTAGAGAAATAAAAACACTGGTAAGCAGTGAAAAATTGTCTGGTATTCATAGAATTCAATGGAATGGAGATGATAATACTGGCAATAAAGTTTCTACAGGAATTTATATTTATAAATTAGTAGCAGGAAAATATTCTTCTACTAAAAAGATGATGCTGATGAAGTAA
- a CDS encoding sterol desaturase family protein — MAKNFVTNEDVTVRLFENNFLEMFTRVHWSVPLWIYLPVIFYLIYNAFLVYHISVLKFIFLFISGIIIWTITEYTLHRFVFHYEPKSKTGKRIHFLVHGVHHAYPKDSKRLVMPPAVSIPLAILFFILYKSIFGEVNILPFYSGFLVGYLIYDMTHYAVHHFNIHNKFWLAIKKHHMKHHYQDSLKGFGVSQPLWDYVFDTDFKYEKITK, encoded by the coding sequence ATGGCAAAGAATTTTGTTACAAATGAAGATGTAACTGTAAGATTATTCGAAAATAATTTCCTTGAAATGTTTACAAGAGTTCATTGGTCTGTACCTTTGTGGATTTATTTGCCAGTTATTTTTTATTTAATTTATAATGCATTTTTAGTCTACCATATTAGTGTTTTGAAATTTATTTTCCTGTTCATTTCTGGTATTATAATCTGGACAATTACAGAATATACATTGCATAGATTTGTTTTTCATTATGAACCTAAAAGTAAGACTGGTAAACGAATTCATTTTTTAGTTCATGGAGTTCACCATGCATATCCAAAAGATTCTAAAAGATTGGTTATGCCGCCAGCTGTAAGTATACCACTTGCAATATTATTTTTTATTCTATATAAATCGATATTTGGAGAAGTAAACATTTTACCATTTTATAGTGGTTTTTTAGTTGGGTATTTAATATATGATATGACTCATTATGCTGTTCATCATTTTAATATTCATAATAAATTCTGGTTAGCTATAAAAAAGCATCATATGAAACATCACTATCAAGATTCATTAAAAGGATTTGGTGTTAGTCAACCTTTGTGGGATTATGTTTTTGATACAGATTTCAAATACGAAAAAATTACCAAGTAA
- a CDS encoding tetratricopeptide repeat protein has protein sequence MSRCFKIIFTLLIFLSSILYSQAKTDGLKRQALFLMNAGRYSEAIEQLHKFISAHPQLAEGYHLRGLCYEKTNQYQFAVLDLRRAVRFDPANEQIKKDLNRVISVWHQQLYQKIEGHKRDIAINPKNPFNYLEIGKSYRWLEEWNNAEQWYDEYLKRDDNASPDEIIRYTEILAKTGSIAKGERILKIYVERYPDDWRLWSRYGYFTLWLGKYKIAENAFKKALEIKPYFKEAQDGLDITRNQAYLLQYQPRSFEYVYPIDRYYAQLKRNPDDDKTRFALVKELINANRYEEAYQQLQYLQNKYSEDVEFKTLYQKVTAYRDSTYNSTIEYYTGILKENPANKEAVIKLAEAYGNLLYYDNAIEVLEEYLKDKPENEELDVRFLYAKFCAWNYDWEKAISQLNILLKIDPDNLDYQLLRAQIAVWTVLDLDLAENYLLNVIKNRPRELPAYLSLVSLYSWKKNFPEAKKYLDIAKEIDPNNPEVISSESNYELHLSAYEEIKVFEIRAEAEKLFMEGNCQDARTKYEEYFSKRTGPTRDELIEYANIVSCAEDYLKALEIYDKILSEEFDFKVALQRINVLYLNKDSIKAVEELEQLSNRDTLDIESKMDLANAFSMIGLPLKADSIYNAIKDSLKTPEELSLLNEKLITLGNSYVRTKQLERAEKIFNELLKVAEDEELKRKINNQRLYLADAYALQNRWGKAEDIYDELLEQAKDTNEINLLKQRLSWIPPYGFKKGIYVLKSIIFPTNIGISPYSSFYGDNQNFRLWNYGLSVDGGFIGYLGIGASYNNARINNKIISRDFTSIRANLSLYIMKELSLSGSYGILNILGESNRKIGTASARFEKQDELLLNAYYENNDARLILYSPYLMNTRLKAELYRIYGSYFYNNQLKLIINYSYYNVSDKNEGNDFLFRVGRQFFKNGIIGYEYYFSDFAYVSSLYYSPQNFISHSIWGEYKWYNKSGININFTGKVGYVPAIDFFVSEYFIDANYKPVPNLNLNGRAGFSNSYRFDSVYQSFSISFSLYWNIF, from the coding sequence ATGAGTCGTTGTTTTAAAATAATTTTTACACTTTTAATATTCCTCTCATCAATTTTATATTCACAGGCAAAGACAGATGGTTTAAAACGACAGGCACTTTTTTTAATGAATGCAGGCAGGTATAGTGAAGCTATTGAACAACTTCATAAATTTATTTCTGCACATCCTCAACTTGCTGAAGGTTACCATTTACGTGGATTGTGTTATGAAAAAACAAATCAGTATCAATTTGCTGTACTCGACTTAAGAAGAGCAGTTCGTTTTGATCCTGCGAATGAACAAATAAAAAAAGATTTAAATAGAGTAATTTCAGTTTGGCATCAACAACTGTATCAAAAAATTGAAGGACATAAAAGAGATATTGCAATTAATCCCAAAAATCCATTTAACTATCTTGAAATTGGAAAATCTTATAGATGGTTAGAAGAATGGAATAATGCAGAACAATGGTATGATGAATATTTGAAAAGAGATGATAATGCTTCGCCAGATGAAATTATAAGATATACAGAAATACTGGCTAAAACAGGTTCGATTGCTAAAGGTGAAAGAATATTAAAAATTTATGTTGAACGATATCCTGATGATTGGAGATTATGGAGCAGATATGGATATTTTACTTTGTGGCTTGGTAAATATAAAATTGCAGAAAATGCTTTTAAAAAAGCACTTGAAATTAAACCATATTTTAAAGAAGCTCAGGATGGATTGGATATAACTCGCAATCAAGCATATTTATTACAATATCAACCAAGATCTTTTGAATATGTATATCCAATCGATAGATACTATGCTCAATTAAAAAGAAATCCAGATGATGATAAAACAAGATTTGCACTTGTAAAAGAATTAATCAATGCTAATCGTTATGAAGAAGCATATCAACAACTTCAGTATCTACAAAATAAATATTCAGAAGATGTAGAGTTTAAAACACTCTATCAAAAAGTTACTGCATACAGAGATAGCACTTATAATTCAACCATTGAATATTACACAGGTATATTGAAAGAAAATCCTGCAAATAAAGAAGCTGTTATTAAACTTGCAGAAGCTTATGGCAATTTACTTTATTATGATAATGCAATAGAAGTTTTAGAAGAATATCTTAAAGATAAACCAGAAAATGAAGAACTTGATGTTCGCTTTTTATATGCAAAATTTTGTGCCTGGAATTATGATTGGGAAAAAGCAATTTCGCAGTTAAATATACTTCTTAAAATTGATCCAGATAATTTAGATTATCAATTATTGCGAGCTCAAATTGCTGTATGGACAGTTCTTGATTTAGATCTTGCAGAAAATTATTTATTAAATGTTATTAAAAATCGACCAAGAGAATTACCTGCATATTTATCATTAGTGTCATTGTATAGTTGGAAAAAGAATTTTCCAGAAGCAAAGAAATATTTAGATATTGCTAAAGAAATTGATCCTAATAATCCAGAAGTAATTAGTTCAGAAAGTAATTATGAATTACATCTTTCTGCATACGAAGAAATAAAAGTCTTTGAAATTCGAGCTGAAGCTGAAAAACTTTTTATGGAAGGAAATTGTCAGGATGCACGAACTAAATATGAAGAATATTTCTCTAAGAGAACTGGACCTACAAGAGATGAACTAATAGAATATGCCAATATAGTTTCTTGTGCAGAAGATTATCTTAAAGCACTCGAAATTTATGATAAGATTTTATCAGAAGAATTTGATTTTAAGGTTGCACTTCAGAGAATAAATGTTTTGTATCTAAATAAAGATAGTATTAAAGCAGTTGAAGAACTTGAACAGCTAAGCAATCGTGATACACTTGATATAGAATCAAAAATGGATTTGGCTAATGCTTTCAGTATGATTGGACTTCCATTAAAAGCAGATTCAATTTATAATGCAATTAAAGATAGCTTAAAAACACCAGAAGAATTAAGTCTACTTAACGAAAAATTAATTACTCTGGGAAATTCTTATGTAAGAACAAAACAATTGGAAAGAGCAGAAAAAATTTTTAATGAACTATTAAAAGTTGCCGAAGATGAAGAATTAAAAAGAAAAATTAATAATCAAAGATTATATCTTGCAGATGCCTACGCTTTACAGAATAGATGGGGTAAAGCAGAAGATATTTATGATGAATTACTTGAACAGGCTAAAGACACTAATGAAATTAATTTGTTGAAACAAAGATTAAGCTGGATTCCACCTTATGGTTTCAAAAAAGGAATTTATGTTTTGAAGAGTATTATTTTTCCAACAAATATTGGTATATCTCCTTATTCCAGTTTTTATGGTGATAATCAAAATTTTAGATTGTGGAATTATGGTTTAAGTGTAGATGGCGGGTTTATTGGTTATCTTGGTATAGGTGCTTCTTATAATAATGCAAGAATAAATAATAAAATAATCTCAAGAGATTTTACTTCAATTAGAGCTAATCTTTCTCTTTATATTATGAAAGAATTATCTTTATCTGGAAGTTATGGAATATTAAATATTCTGGGTGAAAGCAATAGAAAGATTGGAACAGCTTCTGCAAGATTTGAAAAACAGGATGAATTACTTTTAAATGCATACTATGAAAATAATGATGCAAGATTAATTCTTTATTCACCTTACTTAATGAACACGAGATTGAAAGCAGAATTGTACAGGATTTACGGAAGTTATTTCTATAATAATCAATTGAAGTTAATAATCAATTATAGTTATTATAATGTTTCTGATAAAAATGAAGGGAACGATTTCCTGTTTAGAGTAGGTAGACAGTTTTTTAAAAATGGCATTATTGGTTATGAATATTATTTTTCTGATTTTGCATATGTATCTTCACTTTATTATTCTCCACAAAACTTTATTTCGCATAGTATCTGGGGAGAATATAAATGGTATAATAAAAGTGGGATTAATATTAATTTTACTGGAAAAGTAGGTTATGTTCCTGCAATTGATTTTTTTGTTAGTGAATATTTTATTGATGCAAATTACAAACCAGTTCCAAATTTGAATCTTAATGGTAGAGCTGGTTTTTCAAACAGCTACAGGTTTGATTCTGTTTATCAATCTTTTTCAATATCTTTTTCTTTGTACTGGAATATATTTTAA
- a CDS encoding RAD55 family ATPase: MVGSVKKVLSGFAFIDKNWGGVYRGGSYLLIGPRKSGRTLIGLQFALESARTGETCVYFTIMRPKDLMIQAASLNFDIQYYMNQNLIIVVRVAPPNEIYDMYNPDDYLVEYFNDILTVINQYHPTRIIFDEITPFVGFRNLDYLRNTFLHTIEAIEERDITSLFIISEPATQKAYSIVEGISQFVTGIIHLKKETGKERLQGGIVTITPNVGHTEGEFSSEYRIVPNKGVTTEFIKEPLPTEEYDNSFTKTKTRNFTTPTRVEMPSEPYAFSNVYNYQDFLLILNNQIALYKSTGQSFNLVAFRLDPVAQVRGLLTINQLQNAIRLSTSKRDKICVIENKVLVLLVKGSLKGVVDLITNVQNNLPSKDPAYLNAVIDYISIFNLTVDESIENAESMMEFVLSAETSSTKAYQPLNKFIG, from the coding sequence ATGGTCGGTTCTGTTAAAAAGGTATTGTCTGGTTTTGCATTTATAGATAAGAATTGGGGTGGTGTCTATAGAGGTGGAAGCTACTTATTAATTGGACCAAGAAAATCTGGTAGAACATTAATAGGTTTACAATTTGCACTGGAGTCTGCAAGAACAGGCGAGACGTGTGTGTATTTTACAATTATGCGTCCAAAAGATTTAATGATTCAAGCTGCCTCACTTAATTTCGATATTCAATATTATATGAATCAAAATTTAATAATCGTTGTTCGTGTAGCTCCTCCAAATGAAATTTATGATATGTATAATCCAGATGATTATCTGGTTGAATATTTTAATGATATATTAACTGTTATTAATCAATATCATCCTACAAGAATAATTTTTGATGAAATTACTCCTTTTGTTGGTTTCAGGAATCTTGATTATTTGCGAAATACTTTCCTTCATACAATTGAAGCAATTGAAGAGAGAGATATTACAAGTCTTTTTATTATAAGTGAACCAGCAACACAAAAAGCATATTCGATAGTTGAAGGAATATCACAATTTGTTACAGGTATAATTCATCTTAAAAAAGAAACTGGCAAAGAGCGATTACAGGGTGGTATTGTTACTATTACACCAAACGTTGGTCATACAGAAGGTGAATTCAGTTCTGAATATAGAATAGTTCCAAATAAAGGTGTAACTACAGAATTTATAAAAGAACCTTTACCAACCGAAGAGTACGATAATAGTTTTACAAAAACAAAAACAAGAAATTTTACTACACCTACCAGAGTAGAAATGCCTTCTGAACCCTATGCTTTTTCTAATGTTTATAACTATCAGGATTTTTTGTTAATACTTAATAACCAGATAGCACTTTATAAAAGTACAGGACAATCATTTAATCTTGTAGCCTTCAGATTAGATCCAGTTGCTCAGGTAAGGGGACTTTTAACTATCAATCAGTTACAAAATGCAATAAGATTATCAACCAGTAAAAGAGACAAAATTTGTGTAATTGAAAATAAAGTTTTAGTACTTTTAGTAAAAGGAAGTTTAAAAGGAGTTGTAGATTTAATAACCAATGTACAAAATAATTTACCGAGCAAAGATCCTGCTTATTTAAATGCAGTAATTGATTATATATCAATATTCAATTTAACTGTAGATGAATCAATTGAAAATGCAGAATCGATGATGGAATTTGTTTTATCCGCAGAAACCTCTTCCACAAAAGCTTATCAGCCCTTAAATAAGTTTATTGGGTGA